The sequence GGCTTGTGTACTCAACATTTTTAGCAATCATCTTCGGTTCCATGTTCTGGGATATTGGTAGCAAAAGGTAATCGTGAAAGAAActatttcaaatatcattttattttcatGAACTAGATTCTTGTTTTCATTTACAAAGCTACACATGACAGGGGAACACAACAAAACATTTTCAACGCTATGGGATCTATGTACGCTTCCGTTTTCTTTCTAGGGGTGCAAATTGCATCGTCTGTGCAACCCGTCGTGTCTGTCGAACGAACAGTTTTTTACCGAGAAAAGGCTGCTGGATTGTATTCAGCTTTGCCATATGCATTCGGCCAGGTTACTATACAACTCAATAGTCAAGAAACTTGAAgcaaaaacataataaaaatgacattttcTTCTAATCTTTTTTTTCCAACAGGCTTTAATTGAAGTCCCATATGGTTTAATTCAAGCTATTATTTATGGAACCATAGTTTATGCAATGATTGGATTCGAGTGGACAGCAGCAAAATTCTTTTGGTACATATTCTTCATGTCCTTCACTATACTGTACTTCACATTCTACGGCATGATGGCTGTGGCGATGACTCCAAACGTGAATATAGCAAATATTGTATCGTACGCATTTTACTCATTTTGGAATCTCTTCTCCGGGTTTATAATCCCCAGACCGGTACGTTACGTTTCAACAAACATTATTCTCTAAATGATGTGTGTTACTTGTGCACGAGCCTAGGATTCCTGCAAAGTTGCTAAATGTTGATTGTTTTGTTCATTGTTCTGGTGCAGAGAACACCCATATGGTGGAGATGGTACCATTGGGCGAATCCAGTGGCGTGGAGTTTGTACGGCTTGGTTGCGTCTCAATTTGGGGACGTGGAGGATCAGCTTGACACGAAACAATCGGTCCAAGATTTTGTGAGAGATTATTTTGGGTTTAGGCATGATCTTCTTGGCTTGGCTGCTGGTGTTATTGTTggatttgttgttgtgtttgctTTTGTTTTTGCATATTGTGTCAAGGCTTTGAATTTCCAAAGGCGATAGGTGTTTCTTTGCTTCTTTGTTTGCATAAGCATTGTTTTCGGATCAATTAATTTGAAGTTTTCTTCTGTCATTTGATTTCAAGTTATAGAATATATAATAGAACCCCGATTTCTTGGTATTATACTGGATCCAAAATTAATTTGGAATCGAGTTGAATCGCATCGACTACGAAAAAACTTGTAAAACGTCAATATTTTTAATTCACAACAGTTAAACTTTAGATCTAGTTTGAGAAAAAGCTAACAAACCTTTGAACCAATTTGTATTCACCCTTGATGTTAAACATAATATGGCAGGTAGAGCAGTCATTTTGTGTTAGGCCCGTCGAATCGACCAACCCCTAATAAAAAAAGCAGGTCGGTTTACAATTTTGGCAACCAGTTTGAATATAGATCAAAACGGGTCAGCTCATTTGGGTTGCGGGTTGGTGCAGGTCGGTGCGGGTCGGCCCGCcactatttgaaaatattaaattttctattATTAAAGAATTATTCTATAATTATGCTAAATTTGTGGGAgtatattatatacatatagtaGGATTTATTGTAGCCGAGTTAGGTGTAGTTTTATTTCTAGTGTTTCTAATATTAAAGTACGAGCgctcaaaagataaaataaaattataacataaGATCATTTGAGAAGCGAAAAATGTAATAAAGACTATCACTATTATCggaagggaaaaaaataaaacgatataacattttaattttttttacaaaaatttagcAATTATAATcactcaaatttaattttaaaaaataaatatatctcaCTACGAGAAAACTCTCACTTGAgcaaaagtttaaaataaaccGTTCTAAATAGGTGATTAGATTATTAATaagaaatattaaacaaaaataaatccgtaatattatcaaaaaaataatatactgAAAGTACAACGAATatcaaacaaagtattgttTTGCCTTATCGTGGTCTTGGTCTAAACAAATTATTCCATAAAATTAAAACCAAGCTTTTCTGCGAAGGGAAGCGCGAGCAAATTGTTTTAAGAGCCAATCGATCGATCAAAAATTAAAACCAAGCAAAAACACAATGTTTGAATTCTTATGAATAAAATCTAAGAAAGAGTTAGAAAATCTCAAAGTGGTTGAAGCGATTCCCCATTTGAAGTTGTCTTCCTCCTCTCTCAAACCCTAGTAGCTTTCTTCTTCCTCCAAGTTTCTCTCTTCCTCTTTGCTGCTGTCATCTACGTATTCTTCTGCCTCCTCAGTTCCCTTGCTATTGTGTTCTCCTCTGTTCACGTGAAGTTCTGTTCCATCTTTTGTCAACTTTAATGGACCAAGATTTTTAAAACCCCAAAAACTCTACACGTGAAGCCATAATAAATTAGACTCAAAATCTCTTTAATAAACGGTAGATTCTCACGTGAATGAGTccagaattttcaaaattccctttttttttttatccttgCTTCCATTGTCTTTTAAAAGGAAGTagaataaaaatttgtttttattattttatttccttaTTTGTAACATTTTGTTTTCCTTGAAATTCTCGTAAAATcacattatttataaaattatacttttttcctcttttgttcaaatatacaaatattataaaattaattcaaatacgCACAAGATAAGGGATAACGACTCTAGATAAACACAAAATAAAGGATAACAAAATCAGATAAGCAcgaatatgataaaataaaaccCTTAAAATCTCTATAAGATTCAGACTTATCAATCCTCCCACACTTAGCCTTTGTTCATCATCGAACaaatcagaaaataaaaatataaccgAAGAATATTCAACGATCTCCAAAAAAATGACACAATCAACAATTTTTAACCTACCAAATTCCGTCAtactaaatcaaaatatcacactttgaaaattataaaattcactTTCGTTGCAACTTCAAAACTCAAGCACTCGATAGGCAAAAATAAAGATGATGAGACATGTGTAGTGTGGAAGTCAAAACTGATATACCTCAAATATGTTTTAGTTCAAGGAGtgctcatatttttttattttttttaccaaactTTCCATAAGCTCATCTTTCGTACCCTTCTCCACTAAATCTTGGAGGATTATGATCCAGTCAATAAGTCATTTCAAGCTTATAATATTAGGTCACGACTCATGACTAAAATAAAGGTGGGGAGATTCAATaagagataaaataaataatttaatcatacAATGCAATCATCCATCTCTTATCTTTCTGCCCTTATTGAATTTTATCATCTTCCATATAACTTTTTCATCTTGCTTCTAGTTTCATCATTCTTCATcatctttttttctttcctttagcttattattatattcttccttcatctttttttattttcctcaTACTTTAATAATCTTTTCCCATCTATTTTCTTCCTCCAGCTTGTTTTTTTCGCAATACTCCAGCTTTGATCCTCGATCTTCCTACttttatcttcttcttttttcattttctttcagctttttttcttcttcatttttttttcaatcctCGACAACATTCCTTTTTATTTCCTTTCAATCCCACACCATGCAACATTTCTTCCTCctcattttttttcattattttttttcatcaatCCTCTTCCCTTtctacaagaaattttttttttttttttgcaaactCATCCAATTCTTCTTATCTATTGTCAACACATGGGagttattgaaaattttaaagtgcTAAAGAGgtttatttctctcaaaattaagGTAGAGGAATATTGTTTGAGCTAAAATTGGTAGTTGACGTTGAATTTTGAAAGAATACGATTGTGGACTAATTTTATGCCTTTGACACATTCCATTCGATTTATTAGGCTTAAACAGGGATATTAGGGTTATGAATGATGAGTTGGATAGGCTCGAAAAGCTCTAACAGTTCATGGAATGCCTAAATCATTCATAAGTCATTCTCCTCCGTATTTTTGTCTCGAAAGATAATCAGAAAAATTTTagattgtttctttttttttctttttttcatgaTCTCTCCTTTTGCCAATTCACAGTTAATTCATATAAGTATGATTTAAAATGCTAATATGATGTCTCGAAATATGATACAAAAATACTTCATGCTCAAATCCTTCAACTACAACTTATCTCAATCAATTCTAAATGTGATTCTATATCTTGAGTGATCAAAAATCCAGAAAGTCAATTAGTGTGTCATTTAATCACAAGTGCAGTTTCTCAAAGAGaaaccataaaaaaattcatgctCGAGGAATAAACATTAAAACACATgctaagtgttgtgaagtaaaACAGAACAACCAATCCTCCTACTCTTTAAAGATTGACACTATCCGCAGTGTCATTctatgttaaaataaaaataagaaaaaaataaatagcaaAAACACTTATCTGGCACTATCGTAACTTTGAATAATAATTGGGGAAGATGCTTCTAGAAAAACTCAAATGATAATCCTTTATCTTGACAACTCATCGGGGTTAAATCAAATCATTGCTAAGAATTCAAcatctataaaataaaaataaataaaaaataaaataataaaataaaaaatacttaaagaaagaaaaaaaattgaaacataaCAGTGGGTTGCCTCCCAGTAAAcactaaatttattttctatagCTTGACTATGGAGAAGCAACCATCAAAGAGCGGCTTCCACCCATACTAAGTATCATACAATATTACATATgagttttgattatgtgtgtcTACAAGCTTGACATGATATTGAGATTGTAAGCTCGTCGCTCCAGCGATACTCAGCATAAACTGATTTTTATGGGAAGAACAATCTAATCAACGATGAAGCTCGTAGAGGATGTAATATTCTGGAGTTTGGGTTGATGGAAATAAAGGATCTGCTTGTGGAATATATGTTAATACGATATATGTGTGAAAACCCAACTAGGCAACTTTAAATTTTATGAGTTATTAATTTTTGGGTGTATGTATTTTAGGTGGGATTTTTATATAACACTTTGGAAATACAAATCTTTAATATACAAGGGATTATTTTGAGACACTTTGGTAATACAACCTTTAATAACCCTACTCATATATGCATATTTTCGAAGATATGCAAGGGAATTCACAAGATTTGGGATATCATACACATTAGAGAGATTAAGGCATGAAATTTCtagcaaatttcgaaaatcatccACCAAATATTTTGCCTAAATATTGGAATATAGGCAAGCTTGTGCCACAAGAAAGGAAGCAAATCCTCCCCTCCTTTGCACCTCATTTTCGAGCCATTGGATTAGGATTTTGGGGAGCTCgatttggtagaaaaatcagCAGCTATGGAAGGAGTTTTGGAGCCAAAATTGTGAGATTTATGTCAATCTTGAGCATGATTTGAGTGCCATAAATAATTCCCTCtccttcacctataaataccacacCATCCCTACTCATTCTCCACCCCCAAATTTCGAAATCCTAGAGctgaaaaactcaaaaattccAGCACCTTGTCCTAGCCGAAACTCTGCACAAAATCGTCCAGGAAATCGAGCCGAAACGCTGTCCGAGCAAGAACGAGAAGCGACCCAATTCCCGAAGCCGAGCACATACGTTTTTAGCACCAATATTTACTATAAGTaagcttgtttttaaaatttaaatttcggtTTTATGCATATGAAATTTTTGGTTTTTGGTTTTAAAATTCGGTCGAGCTCCGTCTCCCGTCTATacgtttttatgaaattttaatatgtttatgtgttgacattgtgaggattccctgaaaatggatggaattccaacatatggcccttcacggtgggccctagaggattaaaacttagggactgacgtcagtaaacagTTAAAGGTGAAAAATCGCAGTGTTGTTATGATACGGATATGATGTTacgattatgaaaagcatgctgtatttatgtgttattttcgaaaattttataaaatttttatgttgtaTTCGATatcccccacttgctgagtattcccaaaatactcatccCCCTTACTCTCTCCTCCCAGACAAGTCCGAAGAACAGGTTGAGGATGAAGAGTCTGAGCAGTTTTGGAACTGGTGATTCACGAGACCAGTAGTAGTTTATATTTCGAATTTATTGCTTAAAACTTTGTAAGATGTTTCCGCATTTATTTCTGTCGTTTAGTGATTTTGGTTGTAAAGACTATGTTTATTTCGTTGAAATTATGAATTATAAGCTGGctttggtttatactgtgctacaaaggcttgttgtttcaattgtgtgattattaaacaacgccggtgtcaatcccgagtttcgggatGTGACATTTacgtggtatcagagccgccaggttcataatccggttGGGGAAGAAAAATTTTCGGAAAAATTTTCGGTGAGATTTGGAGAATCGGCCAATGCTATCCCCTCCGAAACGGCCCAACAAGCGATTTTCACCACTTTGTTGTGAGGTAGGGACTGAAATCGCGAAATTCCTTCGTTTAGGCCTCCGAAACGTCGTTTTTGTCGTTTTAGGAAATATTCATAGACCATCTAACTTCGCATGGGAAATTCCGAATATGATTCCGTCGATTGTTCCGGAATTCTATCgacatatgcttcaaacccatatgtcaaattcaaaatttccatttttggaaaaaaataaaatgaaataaaatacttgtatattttcaaaaattacatgtatattgcatattgtcACTTGTTCTATATTGTCTCTTTCTGATTCTGAGCATTTCCATTTTTGATTTCAGGAAATGGCTCCATCTACTCCCATGCGACCCCGCACCCGTGCCCAAGCTGCCATTCATATGAAGGAGCTTGCTCTTCACTATCAGTCTCGTCAGATTCAGCGACTTATAGCCAGATTGAGTGAGAGGAAGAGGAAGGTCGAGGCTCTAACCGCTGAGAAAGAGGAGATTCGTGTCTTGCTTAACCAGTCGATCTATCAGGGAGAGCTAGTTAGATGTGATAACATGGACCTAAGAGATGTCATAGAACAATGCAAGTATCAACATGGAAAGTTGCAAGAGGATATGGAGCGTTATAGCAAGGAGCTGGAGGAAGAGAAACAGCAGAATGCAAAGGGTAAGAGAACACTGGAGAATTCATGTGAGGCCATGAACAGCCTGGCGTATGTGAACCAACGCTTGACCCAACAAGTTGAAGCTCTGAAGGACCAAATCAAGCAAAAGAAACAGTACCATCTGCAGTATCAGCAGCATTGGAATGACGAGATGGACGTGGCTGATGCGGAGATACAGGGACTTAAGGCATAGGTGGCACAGCTCACAGAAGAGAACGCCCAGCTTACCCATATGGTGGAGATACTTCAAGAGGAAGAGCCAGAGGCAGAATCGGAAGAGGAGGAGCTGATAGAGATAAATGAGCCTATAGCAGCCGTAGGAGATGGAGAGATAGAGGACTAGAGCATCTTAGTTACCATTCTTTAGGAGTTTATTTTATCattgttgatattttatttcagtCAGTACGATTTGTTTTCATTCAGTATGCTTTGTTTCATTCAGTTGTTTCTCtatattcaaaaattaataaagtTATGTTTGTTTATTAATCTCAGTTGTTCCAGCATAACTTATTTATCCAATAATGTTGTTATGCACAACAAATTTTTAGAAACGTTTAAATTGTAGGAAATGGTCGGTAGACCTCCGAGACAAAACCGCAACCCCCGTTATGCAAACAACAACAATGCCCACGAAGAGGACAATGGACCACCACCTGGGTTCAGTCTTAACCAGGCCGACCTGATGGCCATAACCACGATCGTGGCAACGATACTGCAAGGGATAGTGAACCCGAACGCCAAtcaaccaccaccacctccacagCACGGAGTCAAGTTCCATTATGAATCACTGCGCAAGAACAGGTGCCCAACTTTTAGTGGCGCTGCCGACCCTGAAGTTAGCCAGAGCTGGCTAAAAAGCGTGGAGACCCAACTGCGACTGTTGGAAGTCCCTGAGGTACTGAAAGTGGACGTGATTGTGCCTTTCCTGGAAGATAGAGCAGGCAAGTGGTGGGAAGCAATCTCGCCAGCCATGACAGCTGTGGGGCCAATCACGTTGCAGAATTTTCGAGAAGCATTCCTGAAACAGTATTATCCAGCCGAGGTCAGACTGCAGAAACTGAGTGAGTTTGAGAATTTCACTCAAGCTCCGGATATGTCAGTTGTGGAATACACCTCTCAGTTCAATACCCTTGGATCTTATGCTCCGGCTATCATGGCGGACGAAGTTTTGAAATTGCACCGCTTCAAGAAGGGATTGAACAGCAGAATCCATTCGGCTTTGGCAGTCTATCAGCCAACGAATTTTTCAGACCTGATGGGTGCAACTATCCGAGCTGAAACTGATATCCAGCGCAGAGAGAAGGAATTTAAGAACAAAAGGCCTATGAGTAGTCAATCCCCACATAACGGTCAGACTTTCAAGAAGCCTAACCAGTCTTGTGGACCATCAAAAGGGCCTTCGCCTCCCACAAATTACCAAGCCATTAAGCCCTGCCCAACGTGCCACTTACGACACCTGGGAGAGTGTCGTAGAGTGAGCGGTGTCTGCTTTGGATGCGGGAAACCAGAACACCGTATGGCAGAATGTCCAGACGTCACCAACAGAACAAATGGACCGGGTAAAAGAGACGGATCAAACCCAGGGGTGAATGCCAATAAGCCGCGGGAGAACAAAGCAAATGCCAGGGTGTTTGCCATGACACAAGAGGAGGCAGACGACGCGAATGACGTCGTTTCAGGTACCATATTTATTCAGCAAGTGCCTGCTTATGCGTTATTTGACTGTGGtgctacacattcttttatatctaaGAGATTTGCTAAGAAGTTAGGATGTAAGTCCGAAAAACTAAATGAGCCCTTTCGAATAGCCACACCAACAAATAGGGCCATTGAAACCCATGAAATTTACAAGGGTTGTAAAATTGGTATCAGTAATCAGATTTTTAGCGCCGACTTGATATAGTTGATCATGGTCGATTTCGACATCATCttaggaatggattggttagcaaGAAACAATGCGATGGTAGATTGTAAGGAAAAGAGAGTTAAACTCCGAACCCCAGATCAGGAAGAAGTCGTGTTTCATGGTAAACCCAAGGAACGGAAGTCGCTGCTTTCCGCATCTCAAGCTTGGAGAGCCATTAAATCCGGAGAAGACGTCTACCTAGCAATGGTCagtgaaataaaagaagaagtaGAGCTGAAACTGGAAGACATTCCGATAGTGAGAGAGTTCCCAGATGTTTTTCCCGAAGAACTCTCAGGGACGGTCCCGAACCGCGAAGTAGAGTTCGAGATCAATCTGGTTCccggtgctgcaccaatctctaAAGCATCTTACAAAATGGCACCAGCCGAACTCAAGGAGCTGAAAGGacaactccaagaattgctagataaAAGGCAAATTTGACCGAATGTgtccccgtggggagctccagtactcttcgtgaggaagaaagacgggagTATGAGATTGTGCATCGACTACAAAGAGTTGAACAAGATCACcatcaagaacaagtaccctCTACCTCGGAtagacgatttgtttgatcagttt comes from Primulina huaijiensis isolate GDHJ02 chromosome 5, ASM1229523v2, whole genome shotgun sequence and encodes:
- the LOC140977480 gene encoding uncharacterized protein; this translates as MVDFDIILGMDWLARNNAMVDCKEKRVKLRTPDQEEVVFHGKPKERKSLLSASQAWRAIKSGEDVYLAMVSEIKEEVELKLEDIPIVREFPDVFPEELSGTVPNREVEFEINLVPGAAPISKASYKMAPAELKELKGQLQELLDKRQI
- the LOC140977479 gene encoding uncharacterized protein: MVGRPPRQNRNPRYANNNNAHEEDNGPPPGFSLNQADLMAITTIVATILQGIVNPNANQPPPPPQHGVKFHYESLRKNRCPTFSGAADPEVSQSWLKSVETQLRLLEVPEVLKVDVIVPFLEDRAGKWWEAISPAMTAVGPITLQNFREAFLKQYYPAEVRLQKLSEFENFTQAPDMSVVEYTSQFNTLGSYAPAIMADEVLKLHRFKKGLNSRIHSALAVYQPTNFSDLMGATIRAETDIQRREKEFKNKRPMSSQSPHNGQTFKKPNQSCGPSKGPSPPTNYQAIKPCPTCHLRHLGECRRVSGVCFGCGKPEHRMAECPDVTNRTNGPGKRDGSNPGVNANKPRENKANARVFAMTQEEADDANDVVSGTIFIQQVPAYALFDCGATHSFISKRFAKKLGCKSEKLNEPFRIATPTNRAIETHEIYKGCKIGISNQIFSADLI